Within the candidate division WOR-3 bacterium genome, the region ATCTGTAGTATCCATCAATAGAGAACAAAAAACCACTCCACTGCCTTTGATAACCGAGTTCCAAGGCATCAACAAATTCTGGGAGAAGTGCTGGATTGCCTCTGTGGATTGAATATGGGTCGCGTCTAATTTCAAATGGTTCAAGGTCAAAGTTTCTCGGTCGGTTCACACGGCGGGTATAACTACACATAATTTGATCAAATGGTGGGATTTTATAAGAAAAGTGCAAGGTGGGGAATATATCTAATCTTTTGATATTTATATTCTGGTTGGTTCCGGTTAATTCAAGAAATCGGTATGTGTATTCCCCTCTAATTCCAGTTTGATAGCCGAAATTTTTTATTTCACCGCTATAGGTGGAATAAAATGCATAAATATTATGAATAAAATCGGCAAGATGACTGAATTCTGGTTTGTAGACATATTCTTGGATTAGTGTATCGTAAAGATATACATCCTGGCCACCATTGGATAGATCGATCGTTGTTTGTGCCCCAGCTTCTATTTTCCCATTTGTTGCACCAAATAGATTTGCAGGCTGTGTATAATCAAGGTTGAAAAGGAACCTTTTCATTGGACCTTTTTCTATAGACCGCCATCCATTATAAATTTGGGAATCTTGGGTGTTTAGTTCATTTGTTGATTTGTCTTCACCATTGTTGATATGGACGGAGAGACGGGTAGATAGTTTCTGGTCTTTCTTAAAATTTACCAGATAGTCTGAATTTATTCCATACATTAGCCCCCCGCGTTCAGTCTGGTTATTGCGTAAAAAGATTGTTGTGTCTCCAGGTATTGACCATTTAATAAGTTCTTGAGCAGAGGAACGCTCCATACCCCTTTTTCTCAATTCAATGTTTATGCTTGCTTTGGCTTTTGAAGTTATTATATATTCAGTGCCGAATTTAAACCCATAAAATTTTCTTAACCAGGAACTGCTTCCCTGGGTTAATGAATAAAATGTAGTATCCTGGTTTTTCGTTTCTCTATTTTCAATTTCTGTTCCCGGAAACCTGAAATTGTTGTAATCAAAACCAAAAAATGTTCGAAATTTTTTGTAACGATAATTCAATAAAAAATCACCTGAATATTTTTGCTCAAGGCCAAGATTTAGATTTGCAATACCATTTATGCCTGATTGAATATTCTTTTTTGTTATTACATTTATTATCCCGGCAAGTCCTTCTGGGTCGTAACGGGCAGATGGATTTGTTATTATTTCTATTCGGTCAATCGTACTTGCTGGAATCTGCTGGAGGGCATCGCTTGGTTCAAGGATTGATGGTCTATTATCGATCAAAACTCTGAAATTCGTACTGCCACGCAGACTTACATTTCTTTCAACATCAACTGATATAGAAGGAACATTCTCAAGTACATCAACAGCAGTGCCGGATTGACTCGCGTAGTGTTCTTTTACATTAATAACCTTTTTGTCAATTTTAAATTCAATCGGCGGTTTTTCGGCGGTAACCTCAACTCCTTCAATTGTTATTGGTTTTTGTTCAAGTTTTATAACCCCGAGGTTTAAAAAAGGATTATCAGGAGTTATGTGAATGGTGTCGGTTTTTGTTTCAAAACCGACAAAAGTTATTTCAATAATGTAATCACCGGGATTCATACCGGTTAGGAAAAATCTACCGGTTTCATTTGTGGCGGTACCGTTTAACTGTTTATGGTTTTTGTCATATATGATTACATTTGCCAATTCAATCGGCTGTTCAGTAGTGGCTTCCACGACAATGCCTGTTATTTTTCCAGGACCATTATTAAATCTTGCCTGGGCATATAAAACGTGCTCGGCAAAAAAAATAGCGATTATAAAAAAAATAAATTTTCTCATCATATAGATATGACGCACTATCGTGCTATAAAGTTTATCTATACTGTGAAAAGTCATTTAGCCACATCTTTGCCAGTTCAGCTTCGTTTATTCTATTTGTCTTTGTGAGATAATTGATATTGTTAACTATCATTCTTTTTACTGCTTCAATATTGAATTTTAGGCGGGGATCATTTATAAATTTTGGATGATTAATCTTCAATTTTGAGAAATCAAAGGATGCGGGTTGAATTTCTTTCGTAATGAGATAATTCAAACCATAAGGAATGCGATAATAATCAGGCTTAACAGAATTTAAATCGTAGTCAGGGAAGGGGAGGGCAAAATATACTCCGGTTGTTTCTTTGATTTCTACAAATCTTTCCAGCATCTTTATATACTTTTGCTGTATAATGCGTGGATCATAAGATTTATTGTATTCAAATTTATAAAGTTCAGTTAAATAATCGTTTATTTCCTGTTGGGCAGAATTATAGAATTCAGGGTATTCATTTTTCAAATATTTTATATACCAGGTTCTTCTAAGGAGTTCCTTGTCAATTATTACAAAGTCCTTATATATATTTTTTACTTTGCGCAAATAAATGGTGGGAGAATATATGTCCCAATACGAACAAATCAAAAGGCTTTTTTTTGGTAATTGGGAAATATGGGCGAGGCAATAATCAAGGGCAAAGGTATTGTCTT harbors:
- a CDS encoding TonB-dependent receptor, which translates into the protein MTFHSIDKLYSTIVRHIYMMRKFIFFIIAIFFAEHVLYAQARFNNGPGKITGIVVEATTEQPIELANVIIYDKNHKQLNGTATNETGRFFLTGMNPGDYIIEITFVGFETKTDTIHITPDNPFLNLGVIKLEQKPITIEGVEVTAEKPPIEFKIDKKVINVKEHYASQSGTAVDVLENVPSISVDVERNVSLRGSTNFRVLIDNRPSILEPSDALQQIPASTIDRIEIITNPSARYDPEGLAGIINVITKKNIQSGINGIANLNLGLEQKYSGDFLLNYRYKKFRTFFGFDYNNFRFPGTEIENRETKNQDTTFYSLTQGSSSWLRKFYGFKFGTEYIITSKAKASINIELRKRGMERSSAQELIKWSIPGDTTIFLRNNQTERGGLMYGINSDYLVNFKKDQKLSTRLSVHINNGEDKSTNELNTQDSQIYNGWRSIEKGPMKRFLFNLDYTQPANLFGATNGKIEAGAQTTIDLSNGGQDVYLYDTLIQEYVYKPEFSHLADFIHNIYAFYSTYSGEIKNFGYQTGIRGEYTYRFLELTGTNQNINIKRLDIFPTLHFSYKIPPFDQIMCSYTRRVNRPRNFDLEPFEIRRDPYSIHRGNPALLPEFVDALELGYQRQWSGFLFSIDGYYRLTNNKIEYITQIYRGDTILSTVENIGKDYAYGIEPTLDMRIFKWLNINLSADIYGHRIEGTIDNSVFSRESRTWSLRNMNSIILSKGTRLQITGIYHGPEIMAQGERNSFFIVNGGIRQEIIPRSLNLTLQVRDIFSTGKFENISEGSNFYIHQEHKRKSPTIILGFNYNFNNYRAEPKKYDAGEDFEDMENNNF